A window of the Streptococcus sp. 116-D4 genome harbors these coding sequences:
- a CDS encoding 5'-nucleotidase, lipoprotein e(P4) family, with the protein MKTAKTTVTILSTLASVVLLASCATKSTETQTSNNNSSDNQITMTYDQLRSRENTMSTLWYQKSAETKALYIQGYNVATNHLKELLKTESDKPYSIVLDLDETVLDNSPYQVQNVKDGTAFTPENWDVWVQKASAKAVPGAKDFLQFADQNGVQIYYISDRAANQVDATIKNLESEGIPVQGRDHLMFLESGVKSKEGRRQKVQEKTNLILLFGDNLVDFADFSKTSESDRDKQLEELQKEFGEKFIIFPNPMYGSWESAVYAGNKLDAKGQVEERQKALQGFDK; encoded by the coding sequence ATGAAAACAGCAAAAACTACTGTTACAATCCTTTCTACACTTGCTTCTGTCGTCTTATTGGCTAGTTGTGCAACAAAGTCTACAGAAACACAGACAAGCAATAATAACTCATCTGATAATCAAATTACAATGACATATGACCAACTACGGTCAAGAGAAAACACTATGTCAACTCTTTGGTACCAAAAATCAGCTGAAACTAAAGCTTTATATATACAGGGTTATAACGTTGCAACAAATCACCTAAAGGAATTGCTCAAAACAGAATCAGACAAACCTTACTCTATCGTTTTAGACTTGGATGAGACTGTCCTAGATAATAGCCCTTATCAAGTACAAAATGTCAAAGATGGGACAGCATTCACGCCCGAAAATTGGGATGTTTGGGTTCAAAAAGCTTCAGCAAAAGCCGTTCCAGGTGCCAAGGATTTTCTTCAATTTGCTGATCAAAACGGTGTCCAAATCTACTATATTTCCGACCGCGCAGCTAATCAAGTAGATGCTACCATTAAAAATCTTGAAAGTGAAGGAATTCCTGTTCAAGGACGTGATCATCTCATGTTCTTAGAAAGTGGTGTAAAATCCAAAGAAGGTCGCCGCCAAAAAGTTCAAGAAAAAACAAACCTTATCTTATTATTTGGTGATAACCTCGTAGACTTTGCAGATTTTTCTAAGACTTCTGAATCTGACCGTGATAAACAACTTGAAGAATTGCAAAAAGAATTCGGTGAGAAATTCATCATCTTCCCAAATCCAATGTACGGATCATGGGAATCAGCTGTATACGCTGGTAATAAACTAGATGCTAAAGGTCAAGTAGAAGAACGCCAAAAAGCCTTGCAAGGTTTTGATAAATAA
- a CDS encoding SPFH domain-containing protein — protein MIFVVVCVLLLVIVTLSTVYVVRQQSVAIIERFGKYQKVANSGIHIRLPFGIDSIAARIQLRLLQSDIVVETKTKDNVFVMMNVATQYRVNEQSVTDAYYKLMRPESQIKSYIEDALRSSVPKLTLDELFEKKDEIALEVQHQVAEEMTTYGYIIVKTLITKVEPDAEVKQSMNEINAAQRKRVAAQELAEADKIKIVTAAEAEAEKDRLHGVGIAQQRKAIVDGLAESITELKEANVGMTEEQIMSILLTNQYLDTLNTFASKGNQTIFLPNTPNGVDDIRTQILSALRAEKK, from the coding sequence ATGATTTTTGTGGTGGTTTGTGTGCTCCTATTGGTGATAGTCACACTGAGTACAGTTTATGTGGTTCGTCAGCAGTCGGTGGCGATTATTGAACGCTTTGGGAAATACCAAAAGGTTGCCAATAGTGGTATTCATATTCGCTTGCCTTTTGGGATTGACTCGATTGCAGCGCGGATTCAGTTGCGCTTGTTGCAAAGTGATATTGTGGTTGAGACCAAGACCAAGGACAATGTGTTCGTTATGATGAATGTAGCGACTCAGTACCGTGTCAATGAGCAGAGCGTGACAGATGCCTACTATAAACTCATGCGTCCCGAATCTCAGATTAAATCTTATATCGAAGATGCTCTTCGCTCTTCTGTTCCCAAATTAACCTTGGATGAATTGTTTGAGAAAAAAGATGAGATTGCCCTTGAAGTTCAACACCAAGTAGCAGAAGAAATGACTACTTACGGTTATATTATCGTAAAAACCTTGATTACCAAGGTCGAACCAGATGCAGAAGTTAAGCAATCCATGAATGAAATCAATGCGGCGCAACGCAAACGGGTCGCAGCGCAAGAATTGGCGGAAGCCGACAAGATTAAAATTGTCACTGCAGCTGAAGCCGAAGCAGAAAAAGACCGCCTCCATGGTGTGGGGATTGCCCAACAGCGTAAGGCGATTGTGGATGGATTGGCAGAGTCTATCACAGAACTCAAGGAAGCCAATGTTGGCATGACAGAAGAGCAAATCATGTCCATCCTCTTGACCAACCAGTATTTGGACACCTTGAATACCTTTGCTTCTAAAGGAAATCAAACCATCTTTTTACCAAATACGCCAAATGGTGTGGATGATATCCGTACACAAATCTTGTCAGCCCTCCGTGCTGAGAAGAAATAA
- a CDS encoding dipeptidase → MKINITNQVKDEFLTSLKTLISYPSVLNEGENGTPFGQAIQDVLEKTLEICHGLGFTTYLDPKGYYGYAETGQGAELLAVLCHLDVVPSGDKADWQTPPFEASIKEGILYGRGAQDDKGPSLAVLYAVKSLLDQGIQFKKRVRFIFGTDEETLWRCMARYNTFEETASMGFAPDSSFPLTYAEKGLLQVKLHGPGSDHIKLDIGGAFNVVPDKASYQGPLHEAVCRGLTEAGYDYQTAGQTVIVLGVPKHAKDASQGVNAATRLASVLAPLQPHPTLHFLADKAGQDGRGLGIFGEVTDEPSGSLSFNVAGLTINPDCSEIRIDIRIPVLADKEKLVAQLTRCAKDYQLNYQEFDYLAPLYVARDSQLVTTLMQVYQEKTGDKTPPLSSGGATFARTMPNCVAFGALFPGAQQTEHQANEAAVLDDLYRAMDIYAEAVYRLAT, encoded by the coding sequence ATGAAAATAAATATAACAAATCAAGTTAAAGATGAATTTCTTACATCATTAAAAACCTTGATTTCCTATCCTTCGGTACTCAATGAAGGAGAAAATGGAACACCTTTTGGGCAAGCAATCCAAGATGTCCTAGAAAAAACTTTAGAAATTTGTCACGGCTTAGGTTTCACTACCTATCTCGACCCTAAAGGTTATTACGGATACGCAGAAACCGGTCAGGGAGCAGAGCTCCTGGCCGTTCTCTGTCATTTGGACGTTGTTCCATCAGGTGATAAAGCAGATTGGCAAACGCCACCATTTGAAGCAAGCATTAAAGAAGGAATCCTCTACGGAAGAGGGGCACAGGACGATAAAGGTCCTTCACTTGCAGTTCTCTACGCAGTGAAAAGCTTGCTTGACCAAGGCATCCAATTTAAGAAACGCGTGCGTTTTATCTTTGGCACAGATGAAGAAACCCTTTGGAGATGTATGGCACGCTACAATACCTTCGAAGAAACAGCCAGTATGGGATTTGCACCGGACTCGTCATTTCCTTTGACATACGCTGAAAAGGGGCTCCTTCAAGTCAAACTTCATGGCCCGGGATCTGATCATATCAAGCTCGATATCGGAGGTGCCTTTAATGTCGTACCAGACAAGGCAAGTTACCAAGGTCCTCTTCATGAAGCGGTTTGTAGAGGTTTAACAGAAGCTGGTTATGATTATCAAACTGCAGGCCAAACTGTAATCGTACTCGGGGTACCTAAGCACGCCAAAGATGCTAGTCAAGGTGTCAATGCAGCCACTCGGCTTGCTAGTGTACTCGCACCTCTCCAACCACACCCTACCCTCCATTTTCTAGCCGATAAAGCAGGGCAAGATGGTAGAGGGCTTGGAATCTTTGGAGAGGTTACTGATGAACCGTCTGGTTCCCTTTCCTTTAACGTTGCAGGGTTGACTATCAATCCCGATTGCTCCGAGATTCGAATTGATATACGCATACCTGTGCTAGCAGATAAGGAGAAACTGGTAGCACAGCTCACTCGGTGCGCCAAAGACTATCAACTTAACTACCAAGAATTCGACTATCTAGCACCCCTCTATGTCGCAAGAGATAGCCAACTTGTTACTACCCTTATGCAAGTCTACCAAGAAAAAACCGGAGATAAAACTCCTCCTCTCTCATCAGGTGGTGCTACCTTTGCCCGAACCATGCCAAACTGTGTAGCCTTTGGCGCTCTTTTTCCAGGGGCACAACAAACCGAACATCAAGCAAATGAGGCAGCTGTACTAGACGATCTTTATCGCGCTATGGACATATACGCAGAGGCTGTTTATCGTCTCGCAACCTAA
- a CDS encoding metal ABC transporter permease produces MLSLLSYDFMQRAFLAVIAMSLFSPVLGTFLILRRQSLMSDTLSHVSLSGVAFGLVLGISPTVSTIVIVLIAAVFLEYLRTVYKSFMEIGTAILMSTGLAVSLIVMSKGKSSSSMSLDQYLFGSIVTISEEQVISLFVIAAVVLILTFLFLRPMYILTFDEDTAFVDGLPVRTMSILFNMVTGVAIALMIPAAGALLVSTIMVLPASIALRLGKNFKSVMLLASAIGFLGMVAGLYISYYAETPASASITIIFVTVFLLISLVRRFIK; encoded by the coding sequence ATGCTTAGTTTATTATCTTATGACTTTATGCAACGTGCCTTTCTGGCCGTTATTGCTATGAGTCTTTTCTCGCCAGTATTGGGAACCTTCCTTATTTTGCGCCGTCAGAGTTTGATGAGTGATACCCTCAGCCACGTCTCGCTTTCAGGTGTAGCTTTTGGGTTGGTACTAGGGATTTCTCCGACTGTCTCTACTATTGTCATTGTCTTGATTGCGGCGGTCTTCCTGGAGTATCTCCGTACGGTTTACAAGAGCTTTATGGAAATCGGGACAGCTATCCTCATGTCGACAGGACTGGCTGTTTCTCTGATTGTCATGAGCAAGGGTAAAAGCTCGAGTTCTATGAGTTTGGACCAGTATCTTTTTGGTTCAATCGTGACGATCAGTGAAGAGCAAGTTATTTCCCTCTTTGTCATTGCGGCGGTTGTTTTGATTTTGACCTTCCTCTTCCTTCGTCCGATGTATATCCTGACCTTTGATGAGGATACGGCCTTTGTGGATGGCTTGCCAGTTCGTACCATGTCCATTCTTTTTAACATGGTGACGGGGGTGGCCATTGCCCTTATGATTCCTGCAGCAGGAGCTCTTCTGGTATCGACCATTATGGTCTTGCCAGCTAGTATTGCCCTGCGTCTGGGGAAAAACTTTAAATCGGTTATGCTGCTTGCCAGTGCGATTGGATTTTTGGGAATGGTGGCAGGACTTTACATTTCCTACTATGCAGAAACACCTGCAAGTGCAAGTATTACTATTATTTTTGTAACTGTTTTCTTGCTAATCAGTTTAGTAAGACGTTTTATCAAATAG
- the adcA gene encoding zinc ABC transporter substrate-binding lipoprotein AdcA, with translation MKKISLLLASLCALFLVACSNQKQADGKLNIVTTFYPVYEFTKQVAGDTANVELLIGAGTEPHEYEPSAKAVAKIQDADTFVYENENMETWVPKLLDTLDKKKVKTIKATGDMLLLPGGEEEEGDHDHGEEGHHHEYDPHVWLSPVRAIKLVEHIRDSLSADYPDKKETFEKNAAAYIEKLQALDKAYTDGLSQAKQKSFVTQHAAFNYLALDYGLKQVAISGLSPDAEPSAARLAELTEYVKKNKIAYIYFEENASQALANTLSKEAGVKTDVLNPLESLTEEDTKAGENYISVMEKNLKALKQTTDQEGPAIEPEKAEDTKTVQNGYFEDADVKDRTLSDYAGNWQSVYPFLEDGTFDQVFDYKAKLTGKMTQSEYKAYYTKGYQTDVTKINITDNTMEFVQGGQSKKYTYKYVGKKILTYKKGNRGVRFLFEATDADAGQFKYVQFSDHNIAPVKAEHFHIFFGGTSQEALFEEMDNWPTYYPDNLSGQEIAQEMLAH, from the coding sequence GTGAAAAAAATTAGCTTATTGCTAGCCAGTCTATGTGCCTTGTTTTTAGTGGCTTGTTCCAATCAAAAGCAGGCAGATGGCAAACTAAATATTGTGACAACCTTTTACCCTGTCTATGAATTTACCAAGCAAGTCGCAGGAGATACGGCTAATGTAGAACTCCTCATCGGTGCTGGTACAGAACCCCATGAATATGAACCGTCTGCCAAGGCAGTTGCCAAAATCCAAGACGCAGATACCTTCGTTTATGAAAATGAAAACATGGAAACATGGGTTCCTAAATTGCTAGATACCTTGGATAAGAAAAAGGTCAAAACCATCAAGGCGACAGGCGATATGTTGCTCTTGCCAGGTGGTGAGGAAGAAGAGGGAGATCATGACCATGGAGAGGAAGGCCATCACCATGAGTACGATCCCCATGTTTGGTTATCACCAGTTCGTGCCATTAAACTAGTAGAGCACATCCGTGATAGCTTGTCAGCAGATTATCCTGATAAAAAAGAGACTTTTGAGAAGAATGCTGCTGCCTATATCGAAAAATTGCAAGCCTTGGATAAGGCCTACACAGATGGTCTCTCTCAAGCTAAACAAAAGAGCTTTGTGACTCAACACGCAGCCTTTAACTATCTCGCCTTGGACTATGGACTCAAACAAGTCGCAATCTCAGGTCTCTCTCCAGATGCAGAACCATCAGCTGCTCGTCTGGCAGAATTGACAGAGTACGTTAAGAAAAATAAAATTGCCTATATCTACTTTGAAGAAAATGCTTCACAAGCCCTTGCTAACACACTTTCAAAAGAAGCAGGTGTCAAAACAGATGTCCTTAATCCTTTAGAAAGTCTGACAGAAGAAGATACCAAGGCTGGCGAAAACTACATCTCCGTGATGGAGAAAAACCTCAAGGCTCTGAAACAAACAACAGACCAAGAAGGCCCAGCAATTGAGCCTGAAAAGGCAGAGGATACCAAGACAGTCCAAAATGGTTACTTTGAGGATGCAGACGTCAAGGACCGCACCTTGAGTGACTATGCAGGTAACTGGCAATCAGTTTATCCTTTCCTTGAAGATGGTACGTTTGATCAAGTCTTTGACTACAAGGCTAAGTTGACTGGTAAGATGACTCAGTCTGAGTACAAGGCTTACTATACAAAAGGCTATCAGACAGATGTGACTAAGATTAACATTACTGATAACACTATGGAATTTGTTCAAGGTGGACAAAGCAAGAAATATACTTACAAGTATGTTGGTAAGAAAATCTTGACTTACAAGAAAGGCAATCGTGGTGTGCGCTTCCTCTTTGAAGCCACAGATGCTGATGCTGGACAATTCAAGTATGTTCAGTTTAGTGACCACAATATCGCCCCAGTTAAGGCAGAACATTTCCATATCTTCTTTGGAGGCACAAGCCAAGAAGCCCTCTTTGAAGAAATGGATAACTGGCCAACCTACTATCCAGATAATCTATCTGGCCAAGAAATCGCCCAAGAAATGTTGGCGCATTGA